CGGGCATAGGCCTCGGCCGCGCTCGGCCGCAGGCCGGGGGACCACCGCCGCGCGTCGCCGAGGTTCGACCAGAGCTGGTAATTCCGGGGATTGACGCGAACGGCCTGGTCGAACGCCGCCGCCGCCCTGGGAAAGTCGCCCAGAAAAAACTCCGCGGTCCCGAGGTTCGCCCACGCCGTATCGGTCGGGGAAAGCGAAAGCGACTTCTGGAACGAGGCGCGGGCCGACACGAGGTCGCCCTGCAGCTCCTCGACCGCGCCGAGGTTGCTGAAGGCCAGCGCGTCGTTCGGGTTGAGCTCGGTCACGCGCCGGAACATCGCGGCCGCTTCGCGGTATCGCCCGTGCGCGGAATAGAACCCGGCGAACTTGCTGTAGCCGCCCCAGTAGGTCGGCTGGAGCTCGATCGCCTGCCGGAAGGCGTTCTCCGCTTCGACGACGTTGCCGGCGGCGCCGAGCGCGCGAGCGAGCCCGAGCCGCGCGTCGAAATTCGTGGGAGAGGTGGCGAGCGCCTGCCGGAACGACTCGAGCGCCCCCGCGGGGTTGCCGGAGCGCAATCGAAGCTCGCCCAGGGTGACGTCCACCTCGACGAGCGCGGGGGAGACTCCGCGGGCGCGCGCCGCGAAGTCCTCCGCCTTCGTCACCATCGAAGGATCGTGGACGAGGTCGTAGAGGTCCAGGTAACCGCGCGCGAGCGACGCCAGGACGTACGGAGATTTCGGCGCGTCGCGCGAGAGGGGCTCCAGGATCGCGACGGCCTCGTCGACCGACGCCTTCGTGTTGTAGTGCTGGAGGAGGCCCACCGCTTTCAAGTAGCGCTCCTGCTCGTCGCCGGAGTCGAGACCGGGCTCGGGAATGCGCCCCGTCATCGGCGTCGCCTGCGCGGCGCTCACGCGCGCGACGAGCCGGTCCTGGAGCTCGAAGAGGTCCGCGGCGGTGCCGTCGAGGGTTCCGCCCGCGAGCTCGACGCCGCGTCTCGCATCCCAGAGCGAGTAGGTGATCCGCACGCGGTCGTTGCTGCGCTGAACCGACCCGCGCAGGTAGACCGACGCGCCCAGGCTCTTCGCGACGCGCGCCGAGTCGGAGTCGTTCGTGGAGGCGGCGACGACGGCCGCGGGTGAGACGACCTGCACGCCCGTCGTTCCTCCCAGCCGCGCCGACACCGTTTCGACGAGGCCTTCGCCGATCAGGTTCCCGTCGCGCACGTTCGAGAGGTCCCGGAACGGAAGGATCGCGACGAGGCGCTTGCCGGCCGGTTCGGGAGAACGCGCGGAGTGCGCGGACCGGTAGGCGAGCGCGGCGGCGATCGCGATGACCGCGGCCGCCGCCACGGCGGCGGCGGCGAGAAGCCGGCCGCGATTCCCCGCCGGGCTTGCCGGACGCATGCCGCTCGCCGACGATCGCCGCGGCTCGATCCCGGCGAGCACTTCCTCGATCGCGAGCCGCGCGTCGCCGATGTCCCTGAGGCGATGATTCGGGTCCTTCTGCAGGCACCGCTGCAGGAGCTCGCGGATCGCCGGCGGCGTGTCGGCGGGAAGCGCCGCCCAGTCGGGTTCCCGGAGGA
This sequence is a window from Thermoanaerobaculia bacterium. Protein-coding genes within it:
- a CDS encoding protein kinase; translation: MTLAAGTRLGNYEVIGLLGVGGMGEVYRAHDTKLGREVALKVLPEAVGRDPGRVLRFEREARLLASVNHPGIAAIYGAEESGETRYLVLELVAGETLTERLRGTLGPTEALRIARQIAEALEAAHDRGIIHRDLKPSNVMVTPQGRVKILDLGLAKMMGNLKSDDARSQEMTAPPMEDTRPGVILGTVEFMSPEQARGKAIDKRTDIWAFGCILFECFSGRRCFAGESVSDAIASILLREPDWAALPADTPPAIRELLQRCLQKDPNHRLRDIGDARLAIEEVLAGIEPRRSSASGMRPASPAGNRGRLLAAAAVAAAAVIAIAAALAYRSAHSARSPEPAGKRLVAILPFRDLSNVRDGNLIGEGLVETVSARLGGTTGVQVVSPAAVVAASTNDSDSARVAKSLGASVYLRGSVQRSNDRVRITYSLWDARRGVELAGGTLDGTAADLFELQDRLVARVSAAQATPMTGRIPEPGLDSGDEQERYLKAVGLLQHYNTKASVDEAVAILEPLSRDAPKSPYVLASLARGYLDLYDLVHDPSMVTKAEDFAARARGVSPALVEVDVTLGELRLRSGNPAGALESFRQALATSPTNFDARLGLARALGAAGNVVEAENAFRQAIELQPTYWGGYSKFAGFYSAHGRYREAAAMFRRVTELNPNDALAFSNLGAVEELQGDLVSARASFQKSLSLSPTDTAWANLGTAEFFLGDFPRAAAAFDQAVRVNPRNYQLWSNLGDARRWSPGLRPSAAEAYARAVELARKELAVNPRQAIVHSTLALCFAKTGKLPEAVGEAAESIRLEPDNPEILYNAGIVSNLAGRSQEAVDRLRRAIAAGYPLGFVEHEPEIANLRSAGKLKP